DNA from Acidobacteriota bacterium:
ATCACAGTAATTGCAGCGCGGTTATTGCAGTGCCCCGCTGCGGACCATGGGGCCGAAGATCGCATCTTCAACTGGAGTGGAGGTCGATAGACTCACATAACGGCCCCCGTTGCGCAGTGCGACTTCGCGGAGGTGCGCGCTAAATTCGTCGAACGCCGCGGTGTAGGAAACGCGCGCGTCCTCGCCGAAAGGCAGTTGCAGGCGCGCTCCGGATTCCGCATCCTCCAGATCGAGTTCTCCCTCCCAGGCAGGCTCACGATCGTCGTCCGCCCATACCTGGATGAGAATCAATTCGTGCCCGAAGTCGGCCAGATATTGCAAGGGTTTGTCGCAATCCGCTTCATCGAAGAAATCGGAAATCACGATGGTCAAGCCGGCTTGCGGGAACTTGGTGAGGAAGTCCCGCGCGCATTGCAGGAAATTGGTTTTGCCTCCGGGCTTCAGCGCCGAGAGATAGCGCACGGCGGGCTGGAACCGCTGGCGGCCTCCCCCCACGGAGAGGCCATCGCCCAATCTGTCACTGAACGGCTGGAGTGTGATGGAATCGAGCCGCACCAGGCCGACGTAGCAGACGGCCGCCGCGAGTTTCCGGGCGTAGTCGAACTTGGAGAGCGTGCCGTCGCCGGCGCCCGTGGCCATGGACGGGCTGACGTCGAACAGGATGCGGACAGGAATGCGCGGCTCCAAATGGAACACCTTGAGGAATAGTTTTTCCAGCCGCATGAAGGCGCGCCAATTGACGTCGCGGAGTTCATCGCCGTGATGAAACTGGCGATGGTCCAGGAACTCCTGACCCGCGCCGCCAAAGCGCGAGGTGTTGTCGCCGCCTACCAGGCCGCCCAGCGATTTTTGCCACTGGATGGTGAGACGCTCCAGTTTTTCCAGGAGGCGGGTGTCGATGAGGAGGTCTTCAGCCATGGGTACGCCAGGGTGTTGCCGTTTGACTCCCCCTACTTCGCGGCGGCGCGGGCTGTGACGCTCGGGATGATTTTGCCGAGCACGGTTTCCGGCGTCTGGCCGTCGGCATGGGCGTCGAAGTTCAAGATGATGCGATGGCGCAGCACGGCGCCGGCCACCTGTTTGACGTCGTCAACCGAAAGGTGCACGCGTCCTTTCATCAACGCGAGTACCTGCCCGCATTCCACCAGCGCTTGCGCGCCGCGCGGAGAAGCTCCGTAGCGGATGAACTTGCGGGCCAGCTCGTGGCCCTGGTCGGCATCGGGTTGGGTAGCCATCACCAGATCGATAGCGAAATCCTGCACGTGCGGAGCCACCAGCACATCGCGCGAGATGCTCCGCAATTCAAGGATTTCGCCGTGATTCAAGACCACGCTCACGGGCGTTTCTTCTTTCTGAATGGTCCGGCTGACGATGGTGTTGAGCTCATGCCGCGCCGGGTACTTTACCAGGATCTTCATCAGAAAGCGGTCGAGCTGGGCTTCAGGCAGCGGATAGGTGCCTTCCATTTCGATGGGATTCTGCGTCGCCATGACCAGGAAAGGTGCTTCCAGTTGATGCGTTTCGTTGCCCGTGGTGACGGTGTGTTCCTGCATGGCTTCGAGTAACGCGGACTGCGTTTTCGGGGTAGCGCGGTTGATCTCATCCGCCAGCACCAGGTGCGCGAAGATGGGGCCGGGCTGGAAGCGCAGGCTCTTGTGGCCGTCCTCGGTATCGATAATCATGCTGCCGACGATGTCGGCGGGCATCAGGTCCGGCGTGAACTGGATGCGGGAATATTTCAGGTGCAAGACGCGCGCGAGAGTACGCAGGAGCGTGGTTTTGCCCAGGCCCGGGACCCCTTCCAAAAGCACGTGTCCGCCGGCCAACAGGCAGATCAGGACGCCGTCGACCACATCCTGCTGGCCGACAATGATTTTTCCAATTTCGTCGCGCACCCGGTTGAGTTGCGTGGTGGCGAGTTGTAGGGCGGTTTCCGTGGGCACAGTCTACATCATAGCGCGCGTGGATGGGGTGGCGTCATAAGCGATGATTCTGGCGGAGGAAGAGGGATTCGAACCCCCGAGCGAGTCACCCCGCTAACGGTTTTCAAGACCGCCGCCTTCAACCACTCGGCCATTCCTCCACTTCCCATGGTAACGAATTTCGGGGGATCGGCCTTCTCATACCATCTCGGAAGCATTGTGCCCCGGAGTTTCGGACGGATTGCGGCTACTCCCACTCAAGGCGGGAGCGCAAATGGATTTATGGCGTGGAAAGATGCTCGCAGGCACCGTAATCGTTCCATCCCGAGCTCTCTACCCCTTCCTAACCGACAGGATTTCAAACTTTGACGAACTAATACCGTACATAAATTTCTGGAAATCAATTCCTGTAAGTAGAGGATACCTAAGCATAGTTGTTGTTGAACATGACGCAACAAGTAGCGAAGTAGATCGAATACCAAAAGGAACTGACGGCCGCGCAATCGCGTGAGCCAAACGCCCAACTAAATCAACGACTTAGCTGGGCGTGTGCCACATTTGTGTAAGTTGAAAATTGTTTAAAATCAACAACTTACGTTAGGATTTCTACTCCCACTCAATAGTCCCCGGCGGCTTGTTGGTCAAGTCGTAGAACACGCCGGCGATGCCTTCCACTTCCATCAGCATCCTGGTCATTGTGCCCAGCAGCTCCGCGGGGATTCGAACTGCGCGGGCGGTCATGCCGTCCACCGAATCCACCGGGCGCAGCACCACCGAATCGGGGCGCGCCGGGATGCCTAGGGGGATCAAGACGACGGGGAATTGCCAGATTTCTTTTTCGAAGCCGGAGTTCACGCACAGGTTGCGCACGATGGCGTCTACGCGGCGCAGCCGGTTCATGCGATCGGCAGTGAGATGCGCGGGCGCTATCCTGAGAGCGCTCATCGGGCGGCAAGTGACGGCAGTGCCCACGATACGGTTCACGTCCGTGCGGCTGTTAATGATGGCGGCTGCGTCTTCTTCACTGGACGGCGGCGCGTCGAGCGCCAGCACGGGCTTGTAAGTACGAGAATCGCCCTGCACGCCTACGGAGCTCACCGGAATAATCCACCCATTCCCGGTTCTCTGCGGCGCGGTGATTTCATCCGTGCACAGGCAACGGATTGCGAGTCCCGGCCCCGGGAAGGGATGGCGTTCCAGCAACTCCGGCGCAAGGCCGAGCTGCCGCCCTATCGCGCGGACTTCATCCTTATAGAACTGGGTGAGCGGTTCGATGATGCGGCCCGCTTCGATCAGTTTTTGGATCCCTTCCACGCGGTTGTGATGCGTCTTGATCAAATCGGCCTTGGCGCTGCCGCCGGATTCGATGGTATCGGGATAGATGGTGCCTTGGCCCAGGATCCATTGGCCGTCCAGGTAATGCTCGCTATCGAGAATCTTTTCCTGCACCTCCACGAATTTTTCGCCGATGATGTGCCGCTTGCGCTCCGGTTCGGTGGCGCCGGCCAGTGCGCCGAGAAAGTCCTGCCGCGCGTCAACCACTTGGAACGCGCGCGCGCCGAGCCTGGCGAAATTCTCGCGCACGAATTCCGTTTCTCCCTCCCGCATCATGCCCGTGTCCACGTAGGTTCCGTGCACGCGCTCCGGCCCCAGCGCCTTCAGGCACAAAGTGTAGGCCACCGTGGAATCCACGCCTCCGCTGACGAAGAAGAAAATATTGCGATGTCCGGCCACCTGCCGGATGTGTTCTTCCACGGCGAGGATCTGTCCGGCGGGGTCCCAGTCCTTTTCGCAGCCGCAGATCTCAAACAGGAAGTTCGAAAGAATCGTCTTGCCGCTCGGCGTGTGCGCCACTTCAGGATGAAACTGCACGCCAAAGATTTTTTGCGCCGCCGATCCCATGGCCGCGACGGGGCACGTGTCTGTGCGCGCCAGCACGTCGAAACCGGCGGGCGGCACGGTCACCAGATCGCGATGGCTCATCCAGACCTGTTGGCGTCCGGAGACGCCCAGGAAAATGCTCTCCGCGCCAGTCAGATCGAGCTGCGCGAAACCGTACTCGCCGCGTTCGCCTTTCGATACGGTTCCGCCGAGCATGTGCGCGATCAACTGCTGGCCGTAGCAGATGCCGAGGACTGGAATTCCGGCCGCGAGCAGCGCCGGGTCAATGGTGGGGCTGCCCGAATCGTAAACACTGGATGGACCCCCGGAAATGATGATGCCTTTGCGTCCGGCCAGCGCAGCCGCCGGTGTTTCGCTGGCGGCGACCTCCGCATATACGCCGAGTTCGCGGACCTTGCGCGCGATGAGGTGGCAGTATTGTCCCCCGGCGTCGAGGACCGTGATCTGAGGTTGCAAGTTACTATTGTGCCAGAGCGGGTGGAGCGCGGCTCGCCTTTTGCTGATGTCGATGCCGGTTCAGCATCCCCTGCGGGATGCCAGGAGAGAACATACCGGCTATGATGTTTAGCTATGTTCCCGAGAAGATCGGCGACTAGACACAGGGAGGTCAAGATGCACCGCCAGTCCTGCAACGCCGCAATGGCGTTCGGCCTAATTTTTACCGCGACGACGCTGACATTCTCTCAGCCGGCCTCTGAAGGGCCTCATTCACCAGGTTGGTTTATGCGGGGATCAGCCCCTGATCCGGGTGGGCGCTTGGCCGTCGGCCCGGGCGGACGCGTCCTCATGCCCTCGGGCGGCATCGAAAGCCTTCGCGGTGGGGCGCTCACCGGCTGTATGGCGGACGCCGCAAATTTCTGTGCCGGACAGACGGGTTTGGGGGCCCGTGGCTGCTTGACGCAGAATACAGACAGACTATCCCTCGGGTGCAAGACCGCGCTAGCTGCTCTTCCGCCTCCCACCGTTAGCTCGGTGCCGCTGTGCAGCCGCTCGCCCGTTTGCGGAAATCGACTGGGCGGCGCGCGCTCCGAGTTACAGCGCGTCACGTGGAA
Protein-coding regions in this window:
- a CDS encoding DUF58 domain-containing protein; amino-acid sequence: MAEDLLIDTRLLEKLERLTIQWQKSLGGLVGGDNTSRFGGAGQEFLDHRQFHHGDELRDVNWRAFMRLEKLFLKVFHLEPRIPVRILFDVSPSMATGAGDGTLSKFDYARKLAAAVCYVGLVRLDSITLQPFSDRLGDGLSVGGGRQRFQPAVRYLSALKPGGKTNFLQCARDFLTKFPQAGLTIVISDFFDEADCDKPLQYLADFGHELILIQVWADDDREPAWEGELDLEDAESGARLQLPFGEDARVSYTAAFDEFSAHLREVALRNGGRYVSLSTSTPVEDAIFGPMVRSGALQ
- a CDS encoding MoxR family ATPase — its product is MPTETALQLATTQLNRVRDEIGKIIVGQQDVVDGVLICLLAGGHVLLEGVPGLGKTTLLRTLARVLHLKYSRIQFTPDLMPADIVGSMIIDTEDGHKSLRFQPGPIFAHLVLADEINRATPKTQSALLEAMQEHTVTTGNETHQLEAPFLVMATQNPIEMEGTYPLPEAQLDRFLMKILVKYPARHELNTIVSRTIQKEETPVSVVLNHGEILELRSISRDVLVAPHVQDFAIDLVMATQPDADQGHELARKFIRYGASPRGAQALVECGQVLALMKGRVHLSVDDVKQVAGAVLRHRIILNFDAHADGQTPETVLGKIIPSVTARAAAK
- the guaA gene encoding glutamine-hydrolyzing GMP synthase; amino-acid sequence: MQPQITVLDAGGQYCHLIARKVRELGVYAEVAASETPAAALAGRKGIIISGGPSSVYDSGSPTIDPALLAAGIPVLGICYGQQLIAHMLGGTVSKGERGEYGFAQLDLTGAESIFLGVSGRQQVWMSHRDLVTVPPAGFDVLARTDTCPVAAMGSAAQKIFGVQFHPEVAHTPSGKTILSNFLFEICGCEKDWDPAGQILAVEEHIRQVAGHRNIFFFVSGGVDSTVAYTLCLKALGPERVHGTYVDTGMMREGETEFVRENFARLGARAFQVVDARQDFLGALAGATEPERKRHIIGEKFVEVQEKILDSEHYLDGQWILGQGTIYPDTIESGGSAKADLIKTHHNRVEGIQKLIEAGRIIEPLTQFYKDEVRAIGRQLGLAPELLERHPFPGPGLAIRCLCTDEITAPQRTGNGWIIPVSSVGVQGDSRTYKPVLALDAPPSSEEDAAAIINSRTDVNRIVGTAVTCRPMSALRIAPAHLTADRMNRLRRVDAIVRNLCVNSGFEKEIWQFPVVLIPLGIPARPDSVVLRPVDSVDGMTARAVRIPAELLGTMTRMLMEVEGIAGVFYDLTNKPPGTIEWE